The segment ATTCGAAAACCTGAAGTCGGTAGCTGAAGCCGCTGGTGGTTCGTTCAAGGACATCGTCAAGCTGAACATCTTCCTGACTGACCTGAGCCATTTCGCCAAGGTCAACGAGATCATGGGCACATACTTCGAACAGCCTTACCCGGCCCGCGCCGCCATCGGTGTTGCCGCCCTGCCAAAGGGTTCGCAGGTAGAGATGGACGCTATTCTGGTAATCGAGTAACACCCTCGGCGCAGCGTTTTCATGCTGCGCCACCCCCCGCTCTTCCTTGTTTCAAAAGGACCCCGCCATGCGCAAAGCGCTCGTGTTGTCACTGCTCACTTTTGTTTTGGGTGGTTGTGCCAGCGTACCCGCCCACCGCGACATCAGTGGTGTCTGGATCAATCAGGCCGCGATCGACGCAGCTGCCAATGGTGGCAACTTGCGCGAAGCCCTGCTGGCCTATGGGCCGAACCTGGAATGGGACATCGACGTCAAAAACGCCACCGCTCACTACACCAACGGCTTTGAGTCAGTGGAAGGCAAACTGCTGCCTGCCGATGATGGCATGTGGCAAGTCAGCTTGTATGGCAGTGAATCCACCGGCTTGAGCCTGGAAGGAGAAACGCTGATCCAGGCCGAGACGGAAGCAGAGCCGCGCCAGCCTTTTGTGCGCTCACAGGTCAACGTTGCAAGCGACGCGCCACTGGGTACGAGTTTTGAGGCGGCGCTCAACTCCGCTTATATGGGCGGGCAGTGGCGTGTCGTCAGTGGTGTGGGCCAGGGCAACCCTGTGACGTTTTCAGCGAACGGTCAGGTCAAGGGCCTGCCCAATATCCAGCGTTACGTGTTGTGCCTGGCGGGCGATTGCGCCTCGATGAGCGGCGAGTACGACAGCCTCTGGTTGCAGCAGGGTGAGTTGGGAGCGGCGCACATTTTTGTCCGCGATGGCCGCAAACTGGAAATCTTCCAGGCGCTGGATGCTTCTGCTCCGGATGACATGCCCCAGTTTTACCCGGGCAAGCGCGAGTGGTTGTTAGAGAAGCTGTTGCCCAATTAAATGCTGTGTGGGAGCGGGCTTGCTCGCGATCCAGTCGGCGCGGTCTGCCAAGCAAATGGCGGCGATATCATCGCGAGCAAGCCCGCTCCCACAAAGAACCCAGCCAACATCAAGCCTCAGTCCTTCTCCCCCAGAATCTCGGCATACCCCTCGCGAAAGCTTGAGTAGCGCGGCTCCCAGCCCAGCGCCTTGGCGCGTGCGTTGCTGCAACGCTTGCTGCCTGCCCGGCGGACGCTTGTCTCGGCAGCCCATTCAGTCACGCCCAGGCGCTCGCGCAGCCAGCTCACTACCTCGGCCAATGGCACCGGCGCGTTGTCGACACCGATGTAGCAGTCATCCAGGGCTTTACCCTGGCGGTCTGCCTCAAGCAAAAAGGCCAGAAGCCCGCCTGCGTCATCGGCATGGATACGGTTGCCATACATCGGCGGGTCGGTGGGCACGCGATAACCTTTGCGCACCTGCCCCAGCATCCATTCACGGCCAGGCCCGTAGATCCCGGTCAGGCGCACGACGCTGGCCGCGATACCGCTGCTGATCGCCACCTGCTCAGCCTCGAGCATGATCCGCCCCGAGTAGGCTGTTGCCTGGGCTGGGGACGTTTCGTCCACCCACTCCCCATCCTTTTGGGCAAAAACGCTGCTGCTGGACACAAACAACAGGCGCTTTGGCCGCTGGCCGTTCTGCTCAAGCCAGCCCAAGGTGTTTTTCAATCCGTCGACATAGGCCGCCTGATAACCCGCCTCGTCATGATCGGTCGCAGCCGCGCTGTACACCAGATAGTCGATCTGGCCGGTTGGCCAGTGCGCCGGGCATTGCTCACTGAACAAGTCGCCCGCTACCCCGATGACACCCGCAGGCAAACGGTCGATGGAGCGTCGCAGGCCATACACCTGCCAGTCATCACCGAGCAACTGAGTGGCCAGGCGGCTGCCGATATCACCGCATCCGGCGATCAATACAGAAGCTTTTGGCATCGCAAAATTCCTAATGAAAAGTTACAAAACGACGTGATTTGACACGACCTAAGTCGTGACTTTCGAAAAAAACAGATGCTATTGCTTTTGTTAACAAGAATTACTTGCAATAATAACGCATCATTTTGCCCTTGGTCTTACACCGCGTTGTAGGGCATTACCTCATTACTTTCCTCAGGTCCGGCTAGCATGACACGCAATCATCCCACCGCTTCGCCAACCCAGCCTTTGAGCCCAACACGCGTCTGGCGTGGGGTTGCGGCGCTGATGTTCAGCTTGATGTTGGCACCTGTCGCGGCCTTTGCCGACGAGCCTGCTGCCCCTGCCGTTCAGGCTGCTACTGCAGCTGCTGCCCCTGCACCTGTCGCTACCCCGGGTGCGACTGATCCTACACTGGTTGAGGGCGCTGTTGCCCCGGCCGATGACGCGCCGCAAATTGTTGCCGAAGAAGAAAACAGCCTGGGCATGGCCCATGATCTGTCGCCTTGGGGCATGTACAAGAACGCGGACATCGTCGTCAAAATCGTGATGATCGGTCTGGCTATCGCTTCGATCATCACCTGGACCATCTGGATTGCCAAAGGCTTTGAAGTGCTGGGCGCCAAGCGTCGTCTGCGCGTTGAAATCGCCAACCTGAAAAAAGCCCGCACCCTTAAAGAAGCCAGCGACACTGCGGCCAAGGAAGGCACGCTGGCCCACCTGCTGGTCCAGGACGCCCTTGAAGAAATGCGCCTGTCGGCCAATAGCCGCGAAAAAGAAGGCATCAAGGAGCGTGTGAGCTTCCGTCTTGAGCGTCTGGTAGCCGCGTGCGGTCGTAACATGAGCAGCGGCACGGGCGTACTTGCCACCATTGGTTCCACTGCACCGTTCGTAGGTCTGTTCGGTACGGTATGGGGCATCATGAACAGCTTCATCGGTATCGCCAAAACCCAGACCACCAACCTGGCCGTTGTTGCGCCGGGTATTGCCGAAGCCCTGCTGGCCACGGCACTGGGTCTGGTTGCCGCGATCCCTGCCGTAGTGATTTACAACGTTTTCGCCCGCTCCATCACCGGCTACAAAGCCCAGGTGGCTGATGCGTCTGCTGAAGTGTTGCTGTTGGTTAGCCGTGACCTCGATCACCTGCCGCCTGAGCGTAGCTCGCAACCGCACATGGTGAAAGTGGGGTAATCGGCCATGGGCCTGCATTTAAAAGAAGGCGATGACGATCTCGCCGAGAACCATGAAATTAACGTCACCCCTTTTATCGACGTGATGCTGGTACTGCTGATCATCTTCATGGTGGCAGCACCGCTGGCCACTGTGGATATCAAGGTTGACCTGCCCGCTTCGACGGCCAAACCGGCGCCTCGCCCCGAGAAACCCGTGTTCCTCAGCGTCAAGGCTGACCAGCGGCTGTATCTGGGCGAAGAACCGGTCACGGTTGAAGCGTTGGGCCCGACCCTGGATGCCAGGACCCACAACAACAAAGACACGACGATCTTCTTCCAGGCCGACAAGGGCGTGGACTACGGTGACTTGATGAGCGTGATGGATGCTTTGCGCGCAGCCGGTTACTTGAAGGTGGGTCTGGTCGGACTTGAGACGGCAGCCAAGAAATGACCATAGCGCGCCAAAAGATGACGCGTTACGCAACCAGCCTGGCCGTGGTATTGGGTGTCCATGCAGTGGCAGTGATTCTTGCCCTGCAATGGTCCAGCCCGCGCGCGATCGAACTTCCGCCGCAAGCGATGATGGTTGATCTGGCACCACTGCCGGCACCGCCTCCTCCTGCGCCGCCAAAAGTGGTGACACCGCCACAACCGCCGGCGCCAGTGGAAGAGTTGCCGATACCCAAGCTGGCCGAAGCGCCCAAGCCGAAGATTTCTGTACCCAAGCCGGTCAAGCCCAAGCAAAAGCCTCAGCCGCCCAAGCCTGTGGAAAAACCGGACCCGGTCAAAGAGAAACCTTCAGAAGAGAAACCCAGCGACGCGACGCCGACCAAGAACACCAGCGAGAAATCCGCTGCACCGGCCCCGGGGCCGTCTGCGCAACAACTGGCGGCCAAAGCCAGTTGGGAAGGCACCTTGCTCAGTCACTTGGGCAAGTACAAGAAGTACCCGCCTGCTGCGCAATCCCGTGGCAAGGAAGGCCTGAACCGTCTGCGCTTCGTGGTGGATGCTGAAGGCAAGGTACTGTCCTACGAGTTGGTAGGGCGTTCCGGCAATGCTGATCTGGACAGGGCGACCCTGGAAATGATTCGCCGGGCACAGCCATTGCCCAAGCCGCCGCCCGAGATGCTGACCAATGGCAGCATCGAGATCGTGGCACCCTTCGTTTATTCCATCGATAAACGTCGGCGATAACACCGCAAAGGGCACCTCAGGGTGCCCTTTGTGCATCTGCGAGCAAGATAAATCAGCCCTGCCTTTGATTAGCGACTGTAGCTCTTGGGGCAATGTCTGATAACGTGCGTCTATCGATTGCAGCCGCTATGCTTGGCCCGCAACCACAGGGACGCACGCTATGACGCTTACAGAATTACGCTACATCGTTACCCTCGCCCAAGAGCAACATTTCGGCCACGCTGCCGAACGTTGCCACGTCAGCCAGCCGACCCTGTCGGTGGGTGTGAAAAAACTGGAAGACGAACTCGGTGTGCTGATTTTTGAGCGCAGCAAAAGTGCGGTACGCGTAACCCCGGTGGGTGAAAGTATCGTGGCTCAGGCACAAAAAGTGCTGGAGCAGGCGCAAGGTATTCGCGAGTTGGCACAGGCGGGCAAAAACCAGCTGACGGCCCCGCTCAAGGTCGGCGCGATCTACACCGTGGGCCCGTACCTGTTCCCGCACCTGATTCCACAACTGCACCGGGTTGCCCCGCAGATGCCGTTGTATATCGAAGAAAACTTCACCCACGTCCTGCGCGACAAGCTGCGTAACGGTGAGCTGGACGCGATCATCATTGCGCTGCCGTTTCAGGAAGCCGACGTGCTGACCTTGCCGCTGTACGACGAGCCGTTTTACGTGCTGATGCCCAGTGAGCACCCGTGGACCAAAAAAGAGACCATCGACGCCAGCCTGCTGAACGACAAGAGCCTGCTGTTGCTGGGCGAAGGTCACTGTTTCCGCGATCAGGTCCTGGAAGCGTGCCCGACCGTGGCCAAAGGCAATGATGGCGCCATGCACACGACGGTTGAGTCCAGCTCGCTGGAAACCATCCGCCACATGGTCGCGTCCGGCCTGGGTAT is part of the Pseudomonas sp. ML2-2023-3 genome and harbors:
- a CDS encoding energy transducer TonB; this translates as MTIARQKMTRYATSLAVVLGVHAVAVILALQWSSPRAIELPPQAMMVDLAPLPAPPPPAPPKVVTPPQPPAPVEELPIPKLAEAPKPKISVPKPVKPKQKPQPPKPVEKPDPVKEKPSEEKPSDATPTKNTSEKSAAPAPGPSAQQLAAKASWEGTLLSHLGKYKKYPPAAQSRGKEGLNRLRFVVDAEGKVLSYELVGRSGNADLDRATLEMIRRAQPLPKPPPEMLTNGSIEIVAPFVYSIDKRRR
- the exbD gene encoding TonB system transport protein ExbD, with translation MGLHLKEGDDDLAENHEINVTPFIDVMLVLLIIFMVAAPLATVDIKVDLPASTAKPAPRPEKPVFLSVKADQRLYLGEEPVTVEALGPTLDARTHNNKDTTIFFQADKGVDYGDLMSVMDALRAAGYLKVGLVGLETAAKK
- the exbB gene encoding tonB-system energizer ExbB, whose translation is MTRNHPTASPTQPLSPTRVWRGVAALMFSLMLAPVAAFADEPAAPAVQAATAAAAPAPVATPGATDPTLVEGAVAPADDAPQIVAEEENSLGMAHDLSPWGMYKNADIVVKIVMIGLAIASIITWTIWIAKGFEVLGAKRRLRVEIANLKKARTLKEASDTAAKEGTLAHLLVQDALEEMRLSANSREKEGIKERVSFRLERLVAACGRNMSSGTGVLATIGSTAPFVGLFGTVWGIMNSFIGIAKTQTTNLAVVAPGIAEALLATALGLVAAIPAVVIYNVFARSITGYKAQVADASAEVLLLVSRDLDHLPPERSSQPHMVKVG
- a CDS encoding RidA family protein, which codes for MSKTVITSDKAPAAIGTYSQAIKAGNTVYMSGQIPLDPKTMELVEGFEAQTIQVFENLKSVAEAAGGSFKDIVKLNIFLTDLSHFAKVNEIMGTYFEQPYPARAAIGVAALPKGSQVEMDAILVIE
- a CDS encoding hydrogen peroxide-inducible genes activator, producing MTLTELRYIVTLAQEQHFGHAAERCHVSQPTLSVGVKKLEDELGVLIFERSKSAVRVTPVGESIVAQAQKVLEQAQGIRELAQAGKNQLTAPLKVGAIYTVGPYLFPHLIPQLHRVAPQMPLYIEENFTHVLRDKLRNGELDAIIIALPFQEADVLTLPLYDEPFYVLMPSEHPWTKKETIDASLLNDKSLLLLGEGHCFRDQVLEACPTVAKGNDGAMHTTVESSSLETIRHMVASGLGISILPLSAVDSHHYAPGILAVRPLTPPVPFRTVAIAWRASFPRPKAIEILADSIRLCSVAKPPAEK
- a CDS encoding SDR family oxidoreductase, producing MPKASVLIAGCGDIGSRLATQLLGDDWQVYGLRRSIDRLPAGVIGVAGDLFSEQCPAHWPTGQIDYLVYSAAATDHDEAGYQAAYVDGLKNTLGWLEQNGQRPKRLLFVSSSSVFAQKDGEWVDETSPAQATAYSGRIMLEAEQVAISSGIAASVVRLTGIYGPGREWMLGQVRKGYRVPTDPPMYGNRIHADDAGGLLAFLLEADRQGKALDDCYIGVDNAPVPLAEVVSWLRERLGVTEWAAETSVRRAGSKRCSNARAKALGWEPRYSSFREGYAEILGEKD